The Phycisphaeraceae bacterium genome has a window encoding:
- a CDS encoding DUF1579 family protein has product MARNPASVLPRVGVIVQSFRPGSAAFAGTLAAMLLVAAAGWQDGGGATGGGGGGAAPPEIAQEKSPARPDRRNPRQIRRDQGASEGPTMVAGGMPLQDDQLEQYARLEPLVGEFTFTGRNWFRPDAEPRSFQGAWRNEWALDGWYLRMEFTIEGRRPSTSVGMLCYEQRASRWEADFYSSSGTVRTRRTGNFDEETHRVLTMMARSSSRAESDPADQKMVIEIIDDDTFTYTGWVLNRETGEWWKNFTLTAKRVEPGATEASPGGGASAAGGG; this is encoded by the coding sequence GCGGCGTTCGCCGGGACGTTGGCCGCGATGCTGCTGGTCGCCGCGGCGGGGTGGCAGGATGGCGGCGGCGCGACGGGGGGCGGCGGCGGGGGGGCGGCGCCGCCCGAGATCGCCCAGGAGAAGTCGCCCGCCAGGCCCGATCGCCGCAACCCGCGGCAGATCCGCCGCGACCAGGGTGCGAGCGAAGGCCCCACCATGGTCGCCGGCGGCATGCCCCTGCAGGACGATCAACTCGAGCAGTACGCGCGGCTGGAGCCGCTCGTCGGCGAGTTCACCTTCACCGGGCGGAACTGGTTCCGTCCGGACGCCGAGCCGCGATCGTTCCAGGGCGCATGGCGCAACGAATGGGCGCTGGACGGCTGGTACCTTCGCATGGAGTTCACCATCGAAGGGCGGCGGCCGTCCACGTCCGTCGGCATGCTCTGCTACGAGCAGCGCGCCAGTCGATGGGAGGCGGACTTCTATTCCAGCAGCGGAACCGTGCGCACACGGCGCACCGGCAACTTCGACGAAGAGACGCATCGCGTGCTGACGATGATGGCCAGGTCGTCGAGCCGCGCTGAGTCCGACCCGGCGGATCAGAAGATGGTCATCGAGATCATCGACGACGATACCTTCACCTACACCGGCTGGGTGCTCAACCGCGAGACGGGCGAGTGGTGGAAGAACTTTACGTTGACGGCGAAGCGGGTGGAGCCCGGCGCGACGGAGGCGTCGCCTGGCGGCGGCGCGTCGGCGGCGGGCGGCGGCTGA